The following are encoded together in the Buteo buteo chromosome 24, bButBut1.hap1.1, whole genome shotgun sequence genome:
- the CCNI2 gene encoding cyclin-I2: MKCPGPPESSRLAFFLDNALAREARIWKVPVFQNLALKGTDISLSCYKKAVLWIAEISSQFKFHPETFALATSIFNRLLASVKAQLKYLQCIAISCLVLAAKTNEEDEVIPSVKTLAVQSGCKRSPAEILRMERIILDKLHWDLYTATPMDFLNIFHAMVMSNWPHLLHGLPQMNPSRHVAFLTKQLQHCMACHQLLQFKGSTLALVIITLELERLTPDWFPVITDLLKKAQVNSAEFIHCKELVDQELMHLQPSNAVYIFCPISQAIQGHPKARLPYHDPSGLNNSHQVRLRVTVNQPVLVPFTPTTDQIPDDRMETDEYYDGFRHLYSEDGGASGGRVTTGGSCPQLRPGEGSSPCPPLQVPERD; encoded by the exons ATGAAGTGCCCTGGACCTCCAGAGAGCTCAAGACTTGCCTTCTTCCTGGACAATGCCTTAGCCAGAGAGGCTAGGATTTGGAAAGTGCCAGTTTTCCAGAATCTCGCCCTGAAG GGCACAGATATCTCCCTGTCCTGTTACAAGAAAGCGGTTCTCTGGATTGCAGAAATAAGCTCTCAGTTCAAGTTTCACCCTGAAACATTTGCCTTAGCTACCAGCATCTTTAACCGGTTATTGGCATCAGTAAAG gcccaattaaaatatcttcagtGCATAGCAATTTCCTGCCTTGTCCTTGCAGCAAAAACCAATGAAGAAGATGAG gtaaTACCATCGGTGAAGACGCTCGCAGTGCAGAGTGGTTGTAAACGCTCTCCAGCTGAGATCTTGAGAATGGAAAGAATTATACTAGATAAGCTTCACTGGGATCTTTACACAGCAACACCAATGGATTTCTTAAACATC TTCCATGCCATGGTGATGTCCAACTGGCCCCATCTACTACATGGGCTGCCTCAGATGAATCCTTCCCGCCATGTTGCATTCTTGACCAAACAGCTACAGCACTGTATGGCGTGCCACCAACTATTGCAGTTTAAGGGCTCCACATTGGCTTTGGTGATCATCACCTTAGAGCTGGAGAGGCTGACTCCTGATTGGTTTCCTGTTATTACTGATCTGCTAAAAAAAGCACAG GTTAACAGTGCTGAGTTCATCCACTGCAAAGAGCTTGTGGATCAAGAGCTAATGCACTTGCAGCCATCCAATgctgtttatattttctgtccCATCAGTCAAGCCATCCAGGGCCACCCCAAGGCAAGGCTACCCTACCACGACCCTTCTGGATTGAATAATTCCCATCAAGTGAGGTTGAGGGTCACTGTAAACCAGCCAGTTTTAGTACCTTTCACACCTACTACAGACCAAATTCCTGATGACCGCATGGAGACAGATGAATACTATGATGGATTCAGACACCTGTACAGTGAGGACGGGGGAGCGAGTGGTGGGAGGGTGACCACGGGTGGCTCGTGCCCTCAGCTGAGGCCTGGAGAAGGCAGCTCCCCATGTCCTCCCTTGCAGGTGCCTGAAAGGGACTAG